A genomic window from Vagococcus sp. CY52-2 includes:
- a CDS encoding PTS sugar transporter subunit IIA, translated as MFKVCIVGHGNFPSGVCSALKLLSGSNEQLHYFDLDHNLTHGEYEQQLTAFLTENDNVLIFADMTGGAPHQIATRLLLELGKKNQFILSSVSLNLILDLYMKNSMGILTTDNVSVELSNSMAESKEMLMVMPDISEEKVEDVSVTEEEGI; from the coding sequence ATGTTTAAAGTATGCATAGTCGGTCATGGGAATTTCCCGTCAGGAGTTTGTTCAGCTTTAAAATTATTATCAGGAAGTAATGAACAGTTACACTATTTTGATTTAGATCACAATTTAACTCATGGAGAGTACGAACAACAATTAACAGCCTTTTTAACAGAAAATGACAATGTCTTGATTTTTGCTGATATGACAGGGGGCGCGCCTCATCAAATCGCAACACGTTTGTTATTAGAACTAGGCAAAAAAAATCAATTTATCTTATCTAGTGTGTCCTTAAATCTAATTTTAGATTTATATATGAAAAACAGCATGGGTATTTTAACGACAGATAATGTTTCTGTTGAGCTGTCAAATAGTATGGCTGAAAGCAAAGAAATGTTGATGGTAATGCCTGATATTTCTGAAGAAAAAGTGGAAGATGTATCGGTTACTGAAGAAGAAGGTATCTAA
- a CDS encoding PTS system mannose/fructose/sorbose family transporter subunit IID, translated as MASNQQPVLTKKDYFKASLRSYVLQNGFNYGNYQGTGYANILFPSLRKIYKDDEEKLKDVTISNLEFYNTNPQLVPFITSMQLAMYDSGQNEEDTRAIKFALMGPLSGIGDSLSQFGLAPLFSTIAAGMALDGLIAGPIFFIVCMFGITFGLRMLMGYLGYKLGTNVIDTLSEKMASIAKIATTIGVTVISGLSVSFVKANLALEYVTKVEGKDQVVALQTVFDKIAPNLLPVLVTAGVYVLIRKYKWSTYRLIALLIVLGIALSMLGILK; from the coding sequence ATGGCATCTAACCAACAACCAGTATTAACGAAAAAAGATTATTTTAAAGCAAGTTTACGTTCATATGTGTTACAAAACGGATTTAACTATGGAAATTATCAAGGAACAGGGTATGCAAATATTCTTTTCCCTTCTCTTAGAAAAATTTACAAAGATGACGAAGAAAAATTGAAAGACGTTACCATTTCTAACTTAGAGTTTTATAACACAAACCCTCAGTTAGTTCCATTTATTACAAGCATGCAATTAGCCATGTATGATAGTGGACAAAATGAAGAAGACACACGTGCTATTAAGTTTGCGTTGATGGGACCTTTATCAGGGATTGGGGATTCATTATCTCAATTTGGTTTAGCACCATTGTTCTCAACCATTGCAGCAGGTATGGCATTAGATGGCTTAATAGCTGGTCCTATCTTCTTCATCGTGTGTATGTTTGGTATCACATTTGGTTTACGTATGTTGATGGGTTACTTAGGTTATAAACTAGGAACAAATGTCATTGATACATTGAGTGAAAAAATGGCAAGTATCGCAAAAATTGCGACAACAATTGGTGTAACGGTCATTTCAGGATTATCTGTATCATTTGTTAAAGCCAATTTAGCACTTGAATATGTGACAAAAGTTGAAGGTAAAGATCAAGTAGTGGCTCTTCAAACAGTGTTTGATAAAATAGCACCAAATCTTTTACCAGTTTTAGTTACAGCAGGGGTATATGTCTTAATCAGAAAATACAAATGGTCAACATACCGTTTGATTGCATTGCTTATTGTGTTAGGTATCGCTTTATCAATGCTAGGAATCTTAAAATAG